One window of Microbacterium sediminis genomic DNA carries:
- a CDS encoding M20/M25/M40 family metallo-hydrolase, with protein MTGSGDAPPIAERLGRMIRIPTVSAELDTRGTAPFEEFVALLAELYPLTRAQLERERIGELGLLYRWRGARADDPIVLMAHFDVVPARAEDGWTFDPFAGRIADGWVHGRGALDDKGPLLVILEAVEQLLREGVTPARDVYLSFGGNEETYGTAAATIAETLHDRGVTPWLVLDEGGAVVDAPLPFVTGRAAMIGLGEKGVATLRLEAAGDGGHASAPRGPTAIARLARAVDRLDAGTFRPRVPASIARMLAVLAPRATGIAAPGLRLLSRLPRLAGPVLARVGGESAALVRTTIAATRQAGGTADNVLPARATATFNVRIIPGETIGSVIARVRRRIRDPRVSVELVGGDDPSPEAPADGPAFAALSAAVAAAFPDALVVPYLMMQASDARHFHRRWRPVYRFAPLEMSAQQRAAIHGVDERVEIASLERGRDFHIALIRGLA; from the coding sequence GTGACCGGCAGCGGCGACGCCCCGCCGATCGCCGAGCGGCTGGGCAGGATGATCCGGATCCCCACCGTCAGCGCCGAGCTCGACACGCGCGGGACGGCCCCGTTCGAGGAGTTCGTCGCGCTGCTGGCCGAGCTGTACCCGCTCACCCGCGCGCAGCTCGAGCGCGAGCGGATCGGCGAGCTCGGGCTGCTGTACCGCTGGCGCGGCGCGCGCGCCGACGACCCGATCGTGCTGATGGCGCACTTCGACGTCGTGCCGGCGCGCGCCGAGGACGGGTGGACGTTCGACCCGTTCGCCGGCCGCATCGCCGACGGCTGGGTGCACGGCCGCGGCGCCCTCGACGACAAGGGCCCGCTGCTGGTCATCCTCGAGGCGGTCGAGCAGCTGCTGCGCGAGGGGGTGACGCCCGCGCGCGACGTGTACCTCTCCTTCGGCGGCAACGAGGAGACCTACGGCACCGCCGCCGCGACGATCGCCGAGACGCTCCACGACCGCGGCGTCACGCCGTGGCTCGTGCTCGACGAGGGCGGCGCGGTCGTCGACGCTCCCCTGCCCTTCGTGACCGGCCGCGCGGCGATGATCGGCCTGGGCGAGAAGGGCGTCGCCACCCTGCGGCTCGAGGCCGCCGGCGACGGCGGGCACGCCTCGGCCCCGCGCGGGCCGACGGCGATCGCGCGCCTCGCGCGAGCGGTGGACCGGCTCGACGCGGGCACCTTCCGGCCCCGGGTGCCGGCGTCCATCGCCCGCATGCTCGCCGTGCTCGCCCCGCGCGCGACGGGCATCGCCGCGCCGGGGCTGCGACTGCTGTCGCGCCTCCCGCGCCTGGCCGGCCCCGTCCTCGCGCGCGTGGGCGGAGAGTCCGCGGCGCTCGTGCGCACGACGATCGCCGCCACCCGCCAGGCGGGCGGCACCGCCGACAACGTGCTGCCCGCGCGGGCGACCGCCACCTTCAACGTGCGCATCATCCCGGGCGAGACAATCGGATCGGTCATCGCGCGCGTCCGGCGGCGCATCCGCGATCCCCGCGTCTCGGTCGAGCTGGTGGGCGGCGACGATCCGTCGCCCGAGGCGCCCGCCGACGGGCCGGCCTTCGCCGCGCTCTCGGCGGCGGTGGCGGCCGCGTTCCCCGACGCCCTCGTCGTGCCGTACCTGATGATGCAGGCAAGCGATGCGCGTCACTTCCACCGGCGCTGGCGCCCCGTCTACCGCTTCGCGCCACTGGAGATGTCGGCGCAGCAGCGCGCGGCGATCCACGGCGTGGACGAGCGCGTCGAGATCGCGTCGCTGGAGCGCGGGCGCGACTTCCACATCGCACTGATCAGGGGACTCGCATGA
- a CDS encoding inositol monophosphatase family protein: MPSPAQSSPVARFDAEADLALALRLADAADAQTLGRFDAADLDVRRKADRTHVTEADLAAERAVRDLLAVERPADGIFGEEFGASAQADRRWIIDPIDGTANYLRGVPAWGTMIGLEVDGAVRLGVVSMPAMGRRWWAAEGAGAWTNAADGERGIRVSRVDALEDASISFQSIAQWRQAGHLDALLALQERVWRDRAYGDVWSYMLLAEGRIEFVGEFDVKEYDVAAAVAIVREAGGRFTSFEGEDSIATGSAVATNGLLHDEILRVLHGTGS; the protein is encoded by the coding sequence ATGCCCTCCCCCGCGCAGTCCTCCCCCGTCGCGCGTTTCGACGCCGAGGCCGATCTGGCCCTCGCGCTGCGCCTGGCCGACGCGGCCGACGCGCAGACGCTGGGCCGGTTCGACGCCGCGGACCTCGACGTGCGCCGCAAGGCCGACCGCACCCACGTGACCGAGGCCGACCTCGCGGCCGAGCGCGCCGTCCGCGACCTGCTCGCCGTCGAGCGCCCGGCCGACGGCATCTTCGGCGAGGAGTTCGGCGCCAGCGCGCAGGCGGATCGTCGCTGGATCATCGATCCGATCGACGGCACCGCCAACTATCTGCGCGGCGTGCCGGCGTGGGGCACGATGATCGGCCTGGAGGTCGATGGCGCGGTGCGCCTCGGTGTGGTGAGCATGCCGGCGATGGGCCGCCGCTGGTGGGCGGCGGAGGGCGCCGGCGCGTGGACGAACGCCGCGGACGGCGAGCGCGGCATCCGCGTCTCGAGGGTCGACGCGCTCGAGGACGCGAGCATCAGCTTCCAGAGCATCGCCCAGTGGCGTCAGGCCGGTCACCTGGACGCGCTGCTGGCGCTGCAGGAGCGCGTCTGGCGGGATCGCGCCTACGGCGACGTGTGGTCGTACATGCTGCTGGCCGAGGGGCGGATCGAGTTCGTGGGCGAGTTCGACGTGAAGGAGTACGACGTCGCCGCCGCGGTGGCCATCGTGCGCGAGGCCGGCGGTCGCTTCACCTCGTTCGAGGGCGAGGACTCCATCGCCACGGGCTCCGCCGTCGCCACCAACGGCCTCTTGCACGACGAGATCCTGCGCGTGCTGCACGGGACGGGCTCATGA
- the ctaD gene encoding cytochrome c oxidase subunit I — protein sequence MATTLQETTPVMPARQAALLSGSRVEHKGNIVVKWITSTDHKTIGYMYLIASMLFFCLGGVMALLIRAELFAPGMQIIPTKEQYNQLFTMHGTVMLLMFATPLFAGFANVILPLQIGAPDVAFPRLNAFAFWLFTFGSLIAVAGFLTPQGAASFGWFAYQPLANASFSPGFGGNMWMLGLGISGFGTIFGAVNFITTIITMRAPGMTMWRMPIFTWNTLITSLLILIAFPVLAAAILAAGADRILGAHIYDPANGGVLLWQHLFWFFGHPEVYIIALPFFGIVSEIFPVFSRKPIFGYKTLVYATIAIAALSVSVWAHHMYVTGAVLLPFFALMTMLIAVPTGVKIFNWIGTMWRGSITFETPMVFALGFLVSFVFGGLTGVILSSPPLDFHLSDSYFVVAHFHYVVFGTVVFAMFAGFYFWWPKWTGRMLNERLGYVHFWMLFIGFHMTFLIQHWLGVDGMVRRYADYSAADGWTWQNQLSTVGSIILGASLIPFFLNVWITARKAPKVTVNDPWGYGGSLEWATSCPPPRHNFTSIPRIRSERPAFDLNHGEAPVPVGVGPAKDAPDAPVMDLSDGEVK from the coding sequence ATGGCTACCACCCTTCAGGAGACCACTCCCGTCATGCCGGCCCGCCAGGCCGCGCTGCTCAGCGGCTCGCGCGTCGAGCACAAGGGCAACATCGTGGTCAAGTGGATCACCTCCACCGACCACAAGACGATCGGGTACATGTACCTCATCGCCTCCATGCTGTTCTTCTGCCTTGGCGGCGTGATGGCCCTGCTGATCCGCGCGGAGCTGTTCGCGCCGGGCATGCAGATCATCCCTACCAAGGAGCAGTACAACCAGCTGTTCACGATGCACGGCACCGTGATGCTGCTGATGTTCGCGACGCCGCTGTTCGCCGGCTTCGCCAACGTCATCCTGCCTCTGCAGATCGGCGCCCCCGACGTGGCGTTCCCGCGCCTGAACGCCTTCGCGTTCTGGCTGTTCACCTTCGGCTCGCTCATCGCGGTGGCCGGCTTCCTCACCCCGCAGGGTGCGGCCTCGTTCGGCTGGTTCGCGTATCAGCCGCTCGCGAATGCGTCGTTCTCACCCGGCTTCGGCGGGAACATGTGGATGCTCGGTCTCGGCATCTCCGGCTTCGGAACGATCTTCGGTGCCGTGAACTTCATCACGACGATCATCACGATGCGCGCCCCGGGCATGACCATGTGGCGCATGCCGATCTTCACGTGGAACACCCTCATCACGAGCCTGCTGATCCTCATCGCGTTCCCCGTGCTCGCCGCCGCGATCCTCGCGGCGGGCGCCGACCGCATCCTCGGCGCGCACATCTACGACCCGGCCAACGGGGGCGTGCTCCTGTGGCAGCACCTGTTCTGGTTCTTCGGCCACCCCGAGGTGTACATCATCGCGCTGCCGTTCTTCGGCATCGTGTCGGAGATCTTCCCGGTGTTCAGCCGCAAGCCGATCTTCGGATACAAGACCCTCGTGTACGCGACCATCGCGATCGCCGCGCTGTCGGTGTCCGTGTGGGCGCACCACATGTACGTCACCGGCGCCGTCCTGCTGCCGTTCTTCGCGCTCATGACGATGCTCATCGCGGTGCCGACCGGCGTGAAGATCTTCAACTGGATCGGCACCATGTGGCGTGGATCGATCACGTTCGAGACGCCGATGGTCTTCGCTCTCGGCTTCCTCGTGTCGTTCGTCTTCGGCGGTCTGACCGGCGTCATCCTGTCGTCGCCGCCGCTCGACTTCCACCTGTCGGACTCGTACTTCGTCGTCGCGCACTTCCACTACGTGGTGTTCGGCACGGTCGTGTTCGCGATGTTCGCCGGCTTCTACTTCTGGTGGCCGAAGTGGACCGGTCGTATGCTCAACGAGCGCCTCGGCTACGTGCACTTCTGGATGCTGTTCATCGGCTTCCACATGACGTTCCTCATCCAGCATTGGCTGGGCGTCGACGGCATGGTCCGCCGCTACGCCGACTACTCGGCGGCCGACGGCTGGACGTGGCAGAACCAGCTCTCGACGGTGGGCTCGATCATCCTGGGCGCCTCGCTCATCCCGTTCTTCCTGAACGTCTGGATCACCGCGCGCAAGGCTCCCAAGGTCACGGTCAACGACCCGTGGGGCTACGGCGGCTCGCTCGAGTGGGCCACCAGCTGCCCGCCGCCGCGCCACAACTTCACGTCGATCCCGCGCATCCGCTCGGAGCGTCCCGCGTTCGACCTGAACCACGGCGAGGCCCCGGTGCCCGTGGGCGTCGGCCCGGCCAAGGACGCGCCCGACGCGCCGGTGATGGATCTGTCCGACGGAGAGGTGAAGTAA
- a CDS encoding cytochrome c oxidase subunit 4, with amino-acid sequence MRSNVVIWWLLAAFFAVAFAVYAIWDLLDNPRGLPWYQAVDWTGGTALLFSVFMASMVAFYVQLVHRGQKGVDLPEDRLDADIDDADAEMGEFSPWSWWPILLAGAAALGALSLAVGIFLLPFAVGLLAVSLVGWVYEYYRGNFAR; translated from the coding sequence ATGCGCTCCAATGTGGTGATCTGGTGGCTGCTGGCCGCCTTCTTCGCCGTCGCCTTCGCGGTCTACGCGATCTGGGACCTCCTCGACAACCCGCGCGGGCTGCCGTGGTACCAGGCGGTGGATTGGACCGGCGGCACCGCGCTGCTGTTCTCGGTGTTCATGGCCTCGATGGTCGCCTTCTACGTGCAGCTCGTGCACCGCGGCCAGAAGGGCGTGGACCTGCCGGAAGACCGCCTCGACGCCGACATCGACGACGCCGACGCCGAGATGGGCGAGTTCAGCCCGTGGTCGTGGTGGCCGATCCTCCTCGCCGGTGCCGCGGCGCTCGGCGCGCTGTCGCTGGCCGTGGGCATCTTCCTGCTGCCGTTCGCGGTCGGCCTGCTGGCCGTCTCGCTCGTCGGCTGGGTCTACGAGTACTACCGCGGCAACTTCGCGCGCTGA
- the coxB gene encoding cytochrome c oxidase subunit II translates to MPSKRRLRWAAIPVAVAAVASLAACTPTELHGYLPGFEEGGTPTTNQTEGLASLWVGSWIAALAVGIITWGLMLWAMIVYRRRKGQTGLPVQLRYNMPIEIFFTTVPLILVLGLFAFTAREQTRVETPWSADEVDVEITAIAKQWAWDFQYNGDEEDNSDAVWSMGIQAQPDADGNIDEEQLPKLVLPVNQKVTIDLQSRDVIHSFWIIDFLYKKDMYIGHDNSWSFIPTREGTYAGKCAELCGEYHSMMLFEVEVVSEDEYEAYLDELEAKGQTGDINDAYDRLGNAPGTGAPNTDEEEGH, encoded by the coding sequence GTGCCCTCGAAACGACGTCTCCGCTGGGCAGCGATCCCTGTCGCCGTCGCAGCCGTTGCCTCCCTCGCGGCCTGCACGCCGACGGAGCTGCACGGCTACCTCCCCGGGTTCGAGGAGGGCGGTACCCCGACGACCAACCAGACCGAGGGACTCGCCTCGCTCTGGGTCGGCTCGTGGATCGCGGCGCTCGCCGTGGGCATCATCACCTGGGGCCTCATGCTCTGGGCCATGATCGTGTACCGCCGCCGCAAGGGCCAGACCGGTCTGCCCGTGCAGCTGCGCTACAACATGCCGATCGAGATCTTCTTCACGACGGTCCCGCTCATCCTGGTGCTCGGCCTGTTCGCCTTCACCGCGCGCGAGCAGACCCGCGTCGAGACCCCGTGGTCGGCCGACGAGGTCGACGTCGAGATCACCGCGATCGCCAAGCAGTGGGCGTGGGACTTCCAGTACAACGGCGACGAGGAGGACAACTCCGACGCCGTGTGGAGCATGGGCATCCAGGCCCAGCCTGACGCCGACGGCAACATCGACGAGGAGCAGCTGCCGAAGCTCGTCCTCCCGGTGAACCAGAAGGTCACGATCGACCTGCAGTCGCGCGATGTCATCCACTCGTTCTGGATCATCGACTTCCTGTACAAGAAGGACATGTACATCGGTCACGACAACTCGTGGTCGTTCATCCCCACCCGCGAGGGCACGTACGCCGGCAAGTGCGCCGAGCTCTGCGGCGAGTACCATTCGATGATGCTCTTCGAGGTCGAGGTCGTCAGCGAGGACGAGTACGAGGCCTACCTCGACGAGCTCGAGGCCAAGGGCCAGACCGGCGACATCAACGACGCCTACGACCGTCTCGGCAACGCACCGGGTACCGGCGCGCCGAACACCGACGAGGAAGAGGGCCACTGA
- the erpA gene encoding iron-sulfur cluster insertion protein ErpA: MTDTTLTADTTRAHGVGLTAAAANKVKSLLEQEGRDDLRLRVAVQPGGCSGLIYQLYFDERYLEGDETVDFDGVEVIVDNMSVPYLDGATIDFKDTISEQGFTIDNPNASGSCACGDSFH; this comes from the coding sequence ATGACTGACACGACCCTGACCGCCGACACCACCCGCGCCCACGGCGTGGGACTGACCGCGGCCGCCGCGAACAAGGTCAAGAGCCTGCTCGAGCAGGAGGGTCGCGACGACCTGCGCCTGCGCGTCGCCGTGCAGCCCGGCGGGTGCTCCGGCCTGATCTACCAGCTCTACTTCGACGAGCGCTATCTCGAGGGCGACGAGACCGTCGACTTCGACGGCGTCGAGGTCATCGTCGACAACATGTCGGTCCCGTACCTCGACGGCGCGACGATCGACTTCAAGGACACGATCTCGGAGCAGGGGTTCACGATCGACAACCCCAACGCCTCGGGCTCGTGCGCCTGCGGCGACAGCTTCCACTGA
- a CDS encoding dipeptidase: MTSTPTPDQKLVDAAEGGISAALADLGRLVRIPGIAWPAFDQDQLVRSAEAIAQLARDTGVFDEVRIHRAAIPGTDEVGQPGILATRAARNGRPTVMLYAHHDVQPPGDDALWETPPFEPTVRDGRLYGRGAADDKAGVMAHIASLRALQETIGSDLDLGIVLYIEGEEEFGSRSFTQFLEDNAEAMRSDVIVVADSGNWDSETPAVTVSLRGNAKFHLKVRTLDHASHSGMFGGAIPDAMLATIKLLSTLWNDNGSVAVAGLTVRDAETPQYDEATLRAETGLLDGVTPIGDGTILSRIWNKPSITVTGIDHTSVAAASNTLSPEVTVVVSARIAPGQDATAAYEAIKAHLEAHNTFGAQLTFGEVDCGDGFLVDTSGWAVEAARDAMRDGYGKDPVDYGVGGSIPFIADLVQRYPGAQILVTGVEDPHARAHSPNESLHLDTFRHAVISETLLLGRMNARQD, translated from the coding sequence ATGACCTCCACGCCGACTCCGGATCAGAAGCTCGTCGACGCCGCGGAAGGAGGGATCTCCGCCGCGCTCGCCGACCTCGGACGGCTCGTGCGGATCCCGGGCATCGCCTGGCCCGCGTTCGACCAGGACCAGCTCGTCCGCAGCGCGGAGGCCATCGCGCAGCTCGCGCGCGACACGGGCGTCTTCGACGAGGTCCGCATCCACCGCGCGGCGATCCCCGGCACCGACGAGGTCGGCCAGCCCGGCATCCTCGCCACGCGCGCCGCGCGCAACGGCCGCCCCACCGTCATGCTCTATGCCCACCACGATGTGCAGCCCCCGGGCGACGACGCCCTGTGGGAGACCCCGCCGTTCGAGCCCACGGTGCGCGACGGCCGGCTCTACGGGCGCGGCGCCGCCGACGACAAGGCCGGCGTCATGGCGCACATCGCGTCGCTGCGGGCGCTGCAGGAGACGATCGGCTCCGACCTGGACCTCGGCATCGTGCTCTACATCGAGGGGGAGGAGGAGTTCGGCTCCCGCTCCTTCACGCAGTTCCTCGAGGACAACGCCGAGGCGATGCGCTCCGACGTGATCGTCGTCGCCGACTCCGGCAACTGGGACTCCGAGACGCCGGCCGTCACGGTCTCGCTGCGCGGCAACGCCAAGTTCCACCTGAAGGTGCGCACGCTCGACCACGCCTCGCACTCCGGCATGTTCGGCGGCGCGATCCCCGACGCGATGCTCGCGACGATCAAGCTGCTCTCGACCCTGTGGAACGACAACGGCTCGGTCGCCGTGGCGGGGCTGACCGTCCGCGACGCCGAGACGCCGCAGTACGACGAGGCGACGCTGCGCGCCGAGACCGGCCTGCTCGACGGCGTCACACCGATCGGCGACGGCACGATCCTCTCGCGCATCTGGAACAAGCCGTCGATCACCGTCACCGGCATCGACCACACGAGCGTCGCGGCCGCCTCCAACACGCTCTCGCCCGAGGTCACGGTCGTCGTCAGTGCTCGCATCGCCCCCGGCCAGGACGCCACGGCCGCGTACGAGGCGATCAAGGCCCACCTCGAGGCGCACAACACGTTCGGCGCGCAGCTCACCTTCGGCGAGGTCGACTGCGGCGACGGCTTCCTCGTCGACACGAGCGGGTGGGCGGTCGAGGCCGCGCGCGACGCGATGCGCGACGGCTACGGCAAGGACCCGGTGGACTACGGCGTCGGCGGCTCGATCCCGTTCATCGCCGACCTCGTGCAGCGCTACCCGGGCGCGCAGATCCTCGTCACGGGCGTGGAGGACCCGCACGCGCGGGCGCATAGCCCCAACGAGTCCCTGCACCTCGACACGTTCCGGCATGCGGTCATCAGCGAGACGCTGCTGCTCGGCCGCATGAACGCGCGCCAGGACTGA
- a CDS encoding anhydro-N-acetylmuramic acid kinase produces MSGTSHDGIDAAVIEFAPDGDGLTARTLFHDSTPYAPELRARLVAALPPSPTTLDEITRLDALIGRAFADVAAAAIARVGGVDLIVSHGQTVYHWVEPDTGAARGTLQLGQPAWIAETTGVPVVSDVRSRDIAAGGQGAPLVGLLDGLVLAGRAGTPAALNLGGISNITVVAEGADAVRAWDIGPANALIDAVVQQRGAHPAGYDADGRIAASGRVDEALLRVLLDEPYYRLRPPKSTGKELFHPEYIAAAQRRAGTALSTRDLVATLTELTVRTVADAAREAGVTELFVSGGGAHNPVIMDGLARALAPVPVRRTDELGLGGDEKEALLMALVGWCTWHGLPASLPSATGARAPRVLGSITPGAGPLRLPEPRAMPRFLRTAR; encoded by the coding sequence ATGTCGGGCACCTCCCACGACGGCATCGACGCGGCGGTGATCGAGTTCGCCCCCGACGGCGACGGCCTCACGGCGCGCACGCTGTTCCACGACTCGACGCCGTACGCGCCCGAGCTCCGCGCGCGCCTCGTCGCCGCGCTGCCGCCGTCGCCGACCACGCTCGACGAGATCACGCGACTCGACGCGCTCATCGGGCGGGCCTTCGCGGACGTCGCGGCGGCGGCGATCGCGCGGGTCGGCGGGGTGGACCTCATCGTCTCGCACGGGCAGACCGTCTACCACTGGGTCGAACCGGACACCGGCGCCGCGCGCGGCACGCTGCAGCTGGGGCAGCCGGCCTGGATCGCCGAGACCACCGGCGTTCCCGTGGTCTCCGACGTGCGCAGCCGCGACATCGCCGCGGGCGGGCAGGGCGCGCCGCTGGTGGGGCTGCTCGACGGGCTCGTGCTGGCGGGCCGCGCGGGCACGCCTGCCGCGTTGAACCTCGGCGGCATCTCGAACATCACGGTCGTGGCCGAGGGCGCCGACGCCGTGCGCGCGTGGGACATCGGTCCGGCGAACGCGCTCATCGACGCCGTCGTGCAGCAGCGCGGGGCGCATCCGGCCGGCTACGACGCGGACGGCCGGATCGCGGCGAGCGGCCGCGTCGACGAGGCGCTGCTGCGCGTCCTGCTCGACGAGCCCTACTACCGGCTTCGGCCGCCGAAGAGCACGGGCAAGGAGCTGTTCCATCCGGAGTACATCGCGGCGGCGCAGCGGCGCGCCGGCACCGCGCTGTCGACGCGCGACCTCGTGGCCACGCTGACCGAGCTGACGGTGCGCACCGTCGCGGACGCCGCCCGCGAGGCGGGCGTGACCGAGCTGTTCGTCTCGGGCGGCGGCGCCCATAATCCCGTGATCATGGACGGCCTCGCGCGGGCCCTCGCGCCGGTGCCGGTGCGCCGCACCGACGAACTCGGGCTCGGCGGCGACGAGAAGGAGGCGCTGCTCATGGCGCTCGTGGGCTGGTGCACCTGGCATGGGCTGCCCGCCTCGCTGCCCAGCGCCACGGGGGCGCGCGCCCCGCGCGTGCTCGGATCGATCACCCCTGGCGCGGGGCCGCTGCGCCTACCGGAGCCGCGCGCCATGCCCCGGTTCCTGCGGACGGCCCGCTGA
- a CDS encoding MFS transporter, whose amino-acid sequence MSAPTARLGALLGIVGFLAVVEFTSGIIQGYYTPMLTDIARHLGVHDADVNWLEGSQLMLSALVVPAFAKLGDMIGHKRMLLISTALTAAASLALPFTDSFTVFLVAWALQGFYVVWLPLEVALIWARARAIVARTGQGAPSALTAKAAGVLVAALEAGAITGALVGGALVDALPLWIVLLVPALAIVVCFFVILFGVDESPYPAGGVFDTTGLVLVSLALVALTGGLSLLRLNGAGDPLPWLVVGAGLALLIPFALWELRRADPLIDVRMFRNPALWPVFLTAGLFGVSVLGAQAPLSTFARTDPAVHGYGLGTAGFTTSLLIGFYLVAMIVGALLFPMLARRITPRRALVLAAACVGVGFLLFLPLHDSYVQVTANMLLVGLGSGALVAALPAAAAAAAPEAQTGVATGLTNSVKTVGGAIASCVFGIALLGGATGAAGGTAGSFAGYVTVWVVCGATALLAAAALLLVPRQAFTDRPADLPIVV is encoded by the coding sequence ATGAGCGCACCGACCGCCCGGCTGGGCGCCCTCCTCGGCATCGTCGGCTTCCTCGCCGTCGTGGAGTTCACGAGCGGGATCATCCAGGGCTACTACACGCCGATGCTCACCGACATCGCGCGGCATCTGGGCGTGCACGACGCCGACGTGAACTGGCTCGAGGGCTCGCAGCTCATGCTGTCGGCGCTCGTCGTGCCCGCGTTCGCCAAGCTCGGCGACATGATCGGCCACAAGCGCATGCTGCTGATCTCCACGGCCCTCACCGCCGCCGCCTCGCTCGCGCTGCCGTTCACCGACTCGTTCACGGTGTTCCTCGTCGCCTGGGCGCTGCAGGGGTTCTACGTGGTGTGGCTGCCGCTCGAGGTGGCGCTGATCTGGGCGCGGGCGCGGGCCATCGTGGCGCGCACGGGCCAGGGCGCGCCGTCGGCGCTGACGGCGAAGGCGGCCGGCGTGCTCGTGGCCGCGCTCGAGGCCGGGGCGATCACGGGCGCGCTGGTGGGCGGGGCGCTCGTCGACGCGCTGCCGCTGTGGATCGTGCTGCTGGTGCCGGCGCTGGCGATCGTCGTGTGCTTCTTCGTGATCCTCTTCGGCGTCGACGAGTCGCCGTACCCGGCCGGCGGCGTGTTCGACACGACGGGCCTCGTCCTCGTCTCGCTCGCGCTCGTCGCGCTCACGGGCGGCCTCAGCCTGCTGCGGCTCAACGGCGCCGGCGATCCGCTCCCCTGGCTCGTCGTGGGGGCGGGCCTGGCGCTGCTGATCCCGTTCGCGCTGTGGGAGCTGCGCCGGGCCGATCCGCTCATCGACGTGCGCATGTTCCGCAACCCCGCGCTGTGGCCCGTCTTCCTCACCGCGGGGCTGTTCGGCGTCAGCGTGCTCGGGGCGCAGGCGCCGCTGTCCACCTTCGCCCGCACCGATCCCGCGGTGCACGGTTACGGCCTCGGCACCGCGGGATTCACCACATCGCTGCTCATCGGCTTCTACCTCGTGGCGATGATCGTCGGCGCGCTGCTGTTCCCCATGCTCGCGCGCCGGATCACGCCGCGACGCGCGCTCGTCCTCGCCGCCGCGTGCGTCGGCGTCGGTTTCCTGCTGTTCCTGCCGCTGCACGACTCCTACGTGCAGGTCACGGCCAACATGCTCCTCGTCGGCCTCGGCTCGGGCGCGCTCGTCGCCGCCCTGCCCGCGGCCGCCGCGGCGGCGGCTCCCGAGGCGCAGACCGGCGTGGCGACCGGCCTGACCAACTCGGTCAAGACGGTCGGCGGTGCGATCGCGTCGTGCGTGTTCGGCATCGCGCTGCTCGGCGGTGCCACGGGCGCCGCCGGCGGCACGGCGGGCTCCTTCGCCGGCTACGTGACCGTGTGGGTCGTCTGCGGCGCCACGGCGCTGCTGGCTGCGGCCGCGCTGCTGCTGGTGCCCCGCCAGGCCTTCACCGACCGGCCCGCGGATCTGCCGATCGTCGTGTGA
- a CDS encoding SIMPL domain-containing protein encodes MSDVVISVRGTAQRRVAPELAVVSAQVRADGPDRASVTRRVGQVADTVRSRLKALEEGERIVRWSSERAYFWSARPWNNDGRQLPPVHYGTVQFRATFDDFAELSGWIGELSEIDAVQVDGVDWRLTEDTRARIERETASEAVGVALERAKAYADALELGEVVAVEIADHDMLSRDAPQPFAAMRARGAAAASPPPVELEPEEIVISATVEGRFAARA; translated from the coding sequence ATGAGCGATGTGGTCATCTCGGTGCGAGGGACGGCCCAGCGCCGCGTCGCCCCGGAGCTCGCCGTCGTGAGCGCCCAGGTGCGGGCGGACGGGCCGGATCGGGCATCGGTGACGCGCCGGGTCGGGCAGGTGGCCGACACCGTGCGCTCGCGCCTGAAGGCACTGGAGGAGGGCGAGCGGATCGTGCGCTGGTCCAGCGAACGCGCGTACTTCTGGTCGGCCCGGCCCTGGAACAACGACGGCCGGCAGCTGCCGCCCGTCCACTACGGCACGGTGCAGTTCCGGGCGACGTTCGACGACTTCGCCGAGCTGTCGGGCTGGATCGGCGAGCTGTCCGAGATCGACGCCGTGCAGGTCGACGGCGTGGACTGGCGCCTCACCGAGGACACCCGCGCCCGGATCGAGCGCGAGACCGCGTCCGAGGCCGTCGGCGTCGCGCTCGAGCGCGCGAAGGCGTACGCCGATGCGCTCGAGCTGGGCGAGGTCGTGGCCGTCGAGATCGCCGACCACGACATGCTCTCGCGCGATGCCCCGCAGCCGTTCGCGGCGATGAGGGCGCGCGGCGCGGCCGCCGCATCCCCTCCCCCCGTCGAGCTGGAGCCCGAGGAGATCGTCATCTCGGCCACCGTCGAGGGCCGATTCGCGGCGCGCGCGTGA